From Streptomyces sp. NBC_00775, one genomic window encodes:
- a CDS encoding potassium channel family protein translates to MRVAIAGAGAVGRSIAGELLENGHEVLLIDKAPTAISVERVPQAEWLLADACEITSLDEAALQRCNVAIAATGDDKVNLVVSLLAKTEYGVPRVVARVNNPKNEWLFNEAWGVDVAVSTPRLMSALVEEAVSVGDLVRLLRFSHGDANLVELTLPPESALAGTTVGDVEWPEDTSLVTIIRGTRVLTPSREDSLEAGDELLFVAAQAREEQLEDLLSVRREDATG, encoded by the coding sequence ATGAGGGTCGCCATTGCCGGTGCCGGTGCCGTGGGCCGCTCGATCGCGGGCGAGCTCCTGGAGAACGGCCACGAGGTTCTGCTGATCGACAAGGCGCCGACCGCCATCTCGGTCGAGCGCGTCCCGCAGGCGGAGTGGCTGCTCGCCGACGCCTGCGAGATCACTTCCCTGGACGAGGCCGCGCTGCAGCGCTGCAACGTGGCCATCGCGGCCACGGGCGACGACAAGGTCAACCTCGTCGTCTCCCTGCTCGCGAAGACCGAGTACGGGGTCCCGCGGGTCGTCGCCCGCGTCAACAACCCCAAGAACGAGTGGCTGTTCAACGAGGCCTGGGGCGTCGACGTCGCCGTCTCCACCCCGCGCCTGATGTCGGCCCTGGTCGAGGAGGCCGTCAGCGTCGGCGACCTCGTCCGGCTGCTGCGCTTCAGCCACGGCGACGCCAACCTCGTCGAGCTGACCCTGCCGCCGGAGTCCGCCCTGGCCGGTACGACGGTCGGCGACGTCGAGTGGCCCGAGGACACCTCCCTGGTGACCATCATCCGTGGCACCCGCGTCCTCACCCCCTCCCGGGAGGACTCCCTGGAGGCGGGCGACGAGCTCCTCTTCGTGGCCGCTCAGGCCCGCGAGGAGCAGCTGGAGGACCTGCTGTCGGTGCGCCGCGAGGACGCGACGGGCTAG
- a CDS encoding DUF3159 domain-containing protein → MTSLDKPTQDAQHDSRAVTEAALFEAFGGVRGMVETVVPGLLFVTIFTINKDLHWSAIAALAMSLLLVVVRLVKRDTVKHAFSGVFGVAFGVVFAMMTGNAKDFYLPGMLYTLGLAVAYIVTTLAGVPLIGLILGPVFKENLSWRTRNPGRKKAYAKASWAWGLILLAKCAVLFPLYWWADTTKFGWILIALKIPPFLLAVWLTWVFLAKAPAPIDVFAEMEAEEKAEKERKAALAQERGESAPARHRREA, encoded by the coding sequence GTGACGTCGCTCGACAAGCCGACCCAAGACGCCCAGCATGATTCGAGGGCGGTGACCGAGGCCGCTCTCTTCGAGGCGTTCGGCGGCGTGCGGGGCATGGTCGAGACGGTGGTGCCCGGCCTCCTCTTCGTCACCATCTTCACGATCAACAAGGACCTGCACTGGTCGGCGATCGCCGCCCTCGCGATGTCCCTGCTGCTCGTCGTGGTCCGCCTCGTGAAGCGCGACACCGTCAAGCACGCCTTCAGCGGCGTCTTCGGCGTCGCGTTCGGCGTGGTCTTCGCGATGATGACGGGCAACGCGAAGGACTTCTACCTGCCGGGCATGCTCTACACGCTCGGCCTTGCCGTCGCCTACATCGTCACGACCCTCGCGGGTGTCCCGCTGATCGGCCTGATCCTCGGCCCGGTCTTCAAGGAGAACCTCTCCTGGCGCACCCGCAACCCCGGCCGCAAGAAGGCGTACGCGAAGGCGAGTTGGGCTTGGGGCCTGATCCTGCTCGCCAAGTGCGCGGTGCTCTTCCCGCTCTACTGGTGGGCTGACACCACCAAGTTCGGCTGGATCCTGATCGCCCTCAAGATCCCGCCCTTCCTCCTCGCCGTCTGGCTCACCTGGGTCTTCCTGGCCAAGGCCCCCGCTCCGATCGACGTGTTCGCGGAGATGGAGGCCGAGGAGAAGGCCGAGAAGGAACGTAAGGCCGCCCTCGCCCAGGAGCGCGGCGAGAGCGCGCCGGCCCGGCACCGCCGCGAGGCGTAA
- a CDS encoding class I SAM-dependent RNA methyltransferase, whose amino-acid sequence MQAEPKKSLVGEEYEVEIGPVAHGGHCIARTSEGQVLFVRHALPGERVVAHVTEGEEGARFLRADAVRIVDASKDRVEAPCPYAGPGRCGGCDWQHAKPGAQRRLKGEVIAEQLQRLAGLTPEEAGWDGTVMPAEGDKLPAGEVPAWRTRVQYAVDADGNAGLRRHRSHEVEPIEHCMIAAPGVSELGIEQRDWSGMASVDAIAATGSQDRMVILEPKPGARLPLVELDKPVSVMRVDEHDGGIHRVHGRAFVRERADGRTYRVGSGGFWQVHPMAADTLVKAVMQGLLPRKGDMALDLYCGVGLFAGALADRLGDKGAVLGIESGKRAVEDARHNLAAFDRVRIEQGKVEAVLPRTGITEVDLIVLDPPRAGAGKKTVEHLTSLSARRIAYVACDPAALARDLGYFRDGGYKVRTLRAFDLFPMTHHVECVAILEPAAKGS is encoded by the coding sequence ATGCAGGCAGAACCGAAGAAATCGCTGGTGGGGGAGGAGTACGAGGTCGAGATCGGCCCCGTCGCACACGGCGGCCACTGCATCGCCCGTACGTCCGAGGGTCAGGTCCTCTTCGTCCGGCACGCCCTGCCCGGCGAGCGTGTCGTCGCGCACGTGACGGAGGGCGAGGAGGGCGCGCGTTTCCTGCGCGCGGACGCCGTGCGGATCGTGGACGCGTCGAAGGACCGCGTCGAGGCCCCCTGCCCGTACGCGGGCCCCGGCCGTTGCGGCGGCTGCGACTGGCAGCACGCCAAGCCGGGCGCGCAGCGCCGCCTCAAGGGTGAGGTCATCGCCGAGCAGCTCCAGCGGCTCGCGGGGCTCACGCCCGAGGAGGCCGGCTGGGACGGCACGGTGATGCCCGCCGAGGGCGACAAGCTGCCCGCGGGTGAGGTCCCGGCCTGGCGCACACGCGTCCAGTACGCCGTCGACGCCGACGGCAACGCCGGACTGCGCCGCCACCGCTCGCACGAGGTCGAGCCGATCGAGCACTGCATGATCGCCGCGCCGGGCGTCAGCGAACTGGGCATCGAACAGCGCGACTGGTCCGGCATGGCCTCCGTCGACGCGATCGCCGCGACGGGATCCCAGGACCGCATGGTGATCCTGGAGCCCAAGCCGGGCGCCCGCCTGCCCCTCGTCGAACTCGACAAGCCCGTCTCCGTGATGCGCGTCGACGAGCACGACGGCGGCATCCACCGCGTCCACGGCCGCGCGTTCGTGCGCGAGCGCGCCGACGGCCGTACGTACCGCGTCGGCAGCGGCGGCTTCTGGCAGGTCCACCCGATGGCCGCCGACACCCTCGTCAAGGCCGTCATGCAGGGTCTGCTGCCGCGCAAGGGCGACATGGCGCTCGACCTGTACTGCGGCGTCGGCCTCTTCGCCGGCGCCCTCGCCGACCGCCTCGGCGACAAGGGCGCGGTCCTCGGCATCGAGTCCGGCAAGCGCGCGGTCGAGGACGCCCGCCACAACCTCGCCGCCTTCGACCGCGTCCGCATCGAACAGGGCAAGGTCGAGGCCGTCCTCCCGCGCACCGGCATCACCGAGGTCGACCTCATCGTCCTCGACCCGCCCCGCGCGGGCGCCGGCAAGAAGACCGTCGAGCACCTGACGTCCCTGAGCGCGCGACGGATCGCGTACGTCGCCTGCGATCCGGCGGCGCTGGCGCGGGATCTGGGGTACTTCCGGGACGGTGGGTACAAGGTGCGGACGCTGCGGGCGTTCGATCTTTTCCCGATGACGCACCATGTTGAGTGTGTGGCGATCCTTGAGCCGGCCGCGAAGGGCTCCTGA
- a CDS encoding potassium channel family protein, translating to MHIVIMGCGRVGSALAQTLEQQGHTVAVIDQDPTAFRRLGSGFGGRRVTGVGFDQDTLREAGIEEAGAFAAVSSGDNSNIIAARVAREMFGIENVAARIYDPRRAEVYQRLGIPTVATVRWTADQMLRRLLPSGAEPLWRDPTGGVQLAEVHTSAGWVGHKISRLQDETGVRVAFLTRLGEAILPSSQTVLQEGDLVHVMMRTDEVDKVEASFAKGPEEEAGH from the coding sequence GTGCACATCGTCATCATGGGCTGCGGAAGAGTGGGTTCCGCTCTTGCCCAGACCCTGGAGCAACAGGGGCACACGGTCGCCGTGATCGACCAGGACCCCACCGCCTTCCGACGACTGGGCTCCGGGTTCGGCGGCCGTCGTGTCACCGGAGTCGGCTTCGACCAGGACACCCTGCGCGAGGCGGGCATCGAGGAGGCCGGGGCGTTCGCCGCGGTCTCCAGCGGTGACAACTCGAACATCATCGCCGCCCGCGTGGCCCGCGAGATGTTCGGCATCGAGAACGTCGCGGCACGCATCTACGACCCCCGCCGCGCCGAGGTCTACCAGCGCCTCGGCATCCCCACCGTCGCCACCGTCCGCTGGACGGCCGACCAGATGCTGCGCCGGCTGCTGCCCTCGGGCGCCGAGCCGCTGTGGCGTGACCCCACGGGCGGTGTGCAGCTCGCCGAGGTGCACACCTCCGCGGGCTGGGTCGGCCACAAGATCAGCCGGCTCCAGGACGAGACGGGCGTGCGCGTGGCCTTCCTCACCCGGCTGGGCGAGGCGATCCTGCCGTCGTCCCAGACGGTGCTGCAGGAGGGCGACCTGGTGCACGTGATGATGCGCACCGACGAGGTGGACAAGGTCGAGGCGTCCTTCGCCAAGGGCCCTGAAGAGGAGGCCGGTCACTGA
- a CDS encoding OB-fold nucleic acid binding domain-containing protein, with amino-acid sequence MSAVPRSEKPAGRFRRMIDRLSSSQQDLESEELREDAETTGCTRICDCHDRQIVTVTGTLRTVTLRPRAGVPALEAELFDGSAALDVVWLGRRSIVGIEPGRKLIASGRISMSRGRRVLFNPKYELRPLGRE; translated from the coding sequence GTTCCGGCGCATGATAGACCGGCTCTCCTCGTCCCAGCAGGACCTGGAGTCCGAGGAGCTGCGCGAGGACGCCGAGACCACGGGCTGTACGCGCATCTGCGACTGCCACGACCGACAGATCGTCACGGTTACTGGTACCTTGCGCACGGTCACTCTGCGGCCACGGGCCGGTGTCCCGGCCCTGGAAGCCGAGCTGTTCGACGGCTCGGCCGCCCTGGACGTGGTCTGGCTCGGCCGGCGCTCCATCGTCGGGATCGAGCCGGGGCGCAAGCTGATCGCATCGGGCCGCATTTCGATGAGCCGGGGCCGTAGGGTGCTGTTCAACCCGAAGTACGAACTCAGACCGCTCGGACGGGAGTAG
- a CDS encoding APC family permease has protein sequence MSKLTDVPKRILIGRALRSDRLGETLLPKRIALPVFASDPLSSVAYAPGEVLLVLSIAGVSAYHFSPWIAVAVVVLMFTVVASYRQNVHAYPSGGGDYEVANTNLGPRAGLTVASALLVDYVLTVAVSIASGIENLGSAVPFVVEHKVACAVAVIVLLTLMNLRGVKESGKLFAIPTYVFVAGVFIMIAWGAFRGLVLNDTMKAPTADYHIKAEHQGLAGFALVFLLLRAFSSGCAALTGVEAISNGVPAFRKPKSKNAASTLAAMGLLAVTMFCGIIALAMATNVRMAENPATDLLHNGVAIGSGYVQNPVISQVAEAVFGKGSFLFIVLAAATALVLFLAANTAYNGFPLLGSILAQDRYLPRQLHTRGDRLAFSNGIVLLAGAATMLVIIYGADSTRLIQLYIVGVFVSFTLSQTGMVRHWNRHLATETDQAKRRHMVRSRAINAFGAFFTGLVLVVVLVTKFTHGAWVALLGMVIFYATMSAIRKHYDRVAEEIAAPEGPSDDSVRPSRVHSVVLISKIHRPTLRALAYAKLLRSDTLEALSVNVDPAETKALREEWERRGIDVPLKVLDSPYREITRPIIEYVKGLRKESPRDAVSVIIPEYVVGHWYEHLLHNQSALRLKGRLLFTPGVMVTSVPYQLESSEAAKLRARKRQDWNAPGAVRRGPAEERPKESSNSKS, from the coding sequence GTGTCCAAACTGACCGACGTGCCCAAACGGATCCTGATCGGGCGCGCACTGCGCAGTGATCGGCTCGGAGAAACGCTCCTGCCGAAGCGCATCGCACTCCCTGTCTTCGCTTCCGACCCGCTGTCCTCCGTGGCGTACGCGCCCGGCGAGGTCCTGCTGGTCCTGTCCATCGCGGGCGTGTCGGCCTACCACTTCAGCCCCTGGATCGCGGTCGCGGTCGTCGTGCTGATGTTCACGGTGGTCGCCTCCTACCGGCAGAACGTGCACGCCTACCCGAGCGGCGGCGGCGACTACGAGGTGGCCAACACCAACCTCGGTCCCCGGGCCGGACTCACGGTCGCCAGCGCCCTGCTCGTCGACTACGTCCTCACGGTCGCCGTCTCCATCGCCTCCGGCATCGAGAACCTCGGCTCGGCGGTTCCCTTCGTGGTCGAGCACAAGGTGGCCTGCGCGGTCGCCGTCATCGTGCTGCTCACGCTGATGAACCTGCGCGGAGTCAAGGAGTCCGGAAAGCTCTTCGCGATTCCGACGTACGTCTTCGTGGCGGGCGTCTTCATCATGATCGCGTGGGGTGCCTTCCGCGGCCTCGTCCTGAACGACACCATGAAGGCGCCGACCGCCGACTACCACATCAAGGCCGAGCACCAGGGCCTCGCGGGCTTCGCCCTCGTCTTCCTGCTCCTGCGCGCCTTCTCCTCCGGCTGTGCCGCCCTCACCGGCGTCGAGGCGATCTCCAACGGCGTCCCCGCCTTCCGCAAGCCGAAGTCGAAGAACGCCGCGTCCACGCTCGCCGCGATGGGCCTGCTCGCCGTCACGATGTTCTGCGGCATCATCGCCCTGGCCATGGCGACCAACGTCCGGATGGCCGAGAACCCGGCCACCGACCTGCTCCACAACGGCGTCGCGATCGGCTCCGGCTACGTCCAGAACCCGGTGATCTCCCAGGTCGCCGAGGCCGTGTTCGGCAAGGGCAGCTTCCTGTTCATCGTGCTGGCCGCCGCCACCGCGCTGGTCCTGTTCCTGGCCGCCAACACCGCGTACAACGGCTTCCCGCTGCTCGGCTCGATCCTCGCCCAGGACCGCTACCTCCCGCGCCAGCTGCACACCCGCGGCGACCGCCTCGCCTTCTCCAACGGCATCGTGCTGCTCGCGGGCGCGGCGACCATGCTGGTCATCATCTACGGCGCCGACTCGACCCGGCTGATCCAGCTCTACATCGTCGGCGTGTTCGTCTCCTTCACGCTCAGCCAGACCGGCATGGTCCGCCACTGGAACCGCCACCTGGCCACCGAGACGGACCAGGCCAAGCGGCGCCACATGGTCCGCTCCCGGGCGATCAACGCGTTCGGCGCCTTCTTCACGGGCCTGGTGCTCGTCGTCGTACTCGTCACGAAGTTCACGCACGGAGCCTGGGTCGCGCTGCTCGGCATGGTGATCTTCTACGCGACGATGAGCGCGATCCGTAAGCACTACGACCGGGTCGCCGAGGAGATCGCCGCCCCCGAGGGCCCGAGCGACGACAGTGTCCGCCCCTCCCGCGTGCACTCCGTCGTCCTGATCTCCAAGATCCACCGCCCGACGCTGCGCGCCCTCGCCTACGCCAAGCTGCTGCGCTCCGACACCCTCGAAGCGCTCAGCGTCAACGTCGACCCGGCCGAGACCAAGGCCCTGCGCGAGGAGTGGGAGCGGCGCGGCATCGACGTACCGCTGAAGGTCCTCGACTCGCCGTACCGCGAGATCACGCGGCCGATCATCGAGTACGTGAAGGGGCTGCGCAAGGAATCCCCGCGTGACGCGGTCTCCGTGATCATCCCCGAGTATGTGGTCGGCCACTGGTACGAGCACCTGCTGCACAACCAGAGCGCCCTGCGCCTCAAGGGCCGGCTGCTGTTCACCCCGGGCGTCATGGTGACCTCCGTGCCCTACCAGCTGGAGTCCTCCGAGGCCGCGAAGCTGCGGGCCCGCAAGCGGCAGGACTGGAACGCGCCGGGAGCGGTGCGCCGGGGGCCCGCGGAAGAGCGCCCGAAGGAGTCCTCGAACTCGAAGAGCTGA